One window from the genome of Parasteatoda tepidariorum isolate YZ-2023 chromosome 8, CAS_Ptep_4.0, whole genome shotgun sequence encodes:
- the LOC107448898 gene encoding integrator complex subunit 14, with amino-acid sequence MPTVIVVDTSLSMCRPVHMSDVSEQFQYRNLAVHGLTSFLDYMNINCKLEFAALMSFSSHREVPFTRDFDSIKGALMQLEYNERARLIKCLEGVQSLIMEEWGAGVPCQVLLVTDGLIGPEVDSLKNDIFYSTTDEISSFPLPFPFPCKLHVLCVANPSSDSSLQAALPIYQKLVDMVGGQVFVPEGPLNFKSVQAMFLRVADLFYKPFHGVLHCGHLTSHISLSPPPESLHKTCDFDVVRAEVSNSIHICGFISIGDISSPPSVSRHLVLPLQSCKSEEEEVKHLVMKIEEGEEEVTNNEDGKQPSFCVLLHGSLKVEGMVALCHLGGELYGMLYSWADSKKKSNLMLSVFEPGNHVIPWLGSFPNMGCSESGSETFPVKPSGKRSYAQNCVVWIRQSGLQADIQKILRHARKLPEKTQNFYKELNRLRRAALSFGFYELLEGMATILDRECTLLPGSAHPDAALQLTHCASALRNSTKDYNSPILPLRTKFSVDD; translated from the exons ATGCCTACTGTTATAGTTGTGGATACTTCTTTATCCATGTGCAGACCTGTGCATATGAGTGATGTTTCTGAACAATTCCAATATAGAAACCTTGCTGTTCATGGGTTAACTTCTTTCTTAGATTATATGAATATCAACTGCAAATTAGAATTTGCTGCTTTG ATGTCATTCAGCTCTCATCGAGAAGTGCCATTCACCAGAGACTTTGACAGTATAAAGGGTGCTTTGATGCAGCTCGAATACAATGAGAGAGCTCGTCTAATAAAGTGCTTGGAAGGAGTGCAGAGTCTTATAATGGAGGAATGGGGTGCTGGTGTACCATGTCAA GTTCTCTTAGTAACGGATGGACTTATAGGACCAGAAGTAGATTCTTTGAAGAATGACATTTTCTACTCTACCACAGATGAAATCTCTTCTTTTCCTCTTCCATTTCCCTTCCCCTGCAAACTTCATGTCTTGTGTGTTGCCAACCCTTCTTCTGACTCTTCCCTTCAAGCTGCCCTTCCAATTTATCAGAAGTTGGTGGACATGGTTGGGGGTCAAGTATTTGTACCTGAAGGGCCTCTCAATTTCAAGAGTGTGCAGGCGATGTTTTTGAGGGTcgctgatttattttataaaccttTCCACGGTGTTTTGCACTGTGGCCACCTCACATCCCATATTTCACTTTCACCACCCCCTGAGTCGCTTCATAAAACATGTGACTTTGATGTGGTCAGAGCAGAAGTCAGCAACAGCATTCACATATGTGGATTCATCAGCATAGGAGACATTTCAAGTCCTCCTTCAGTATCAAGACACTTGGTTCTGCCGCTGCAAAGTTGCAAAAGTGAAG AAGAGGAAGTGAAGCATCTTGTAATGAAAATAGAAGAGGGTGAAGAAGAAGTGACAAATAATGAAGATGGAAAACAACCCTCTTTTTGTGTTCTGTTGCACGGAAGCTTAAAAGTAGAGGGGATGGTTGCCCTCTGTCATTTAGG tggAGAGTTGTATGGCATGCTCTATTCCTGGGCAGATAGTAAAAAGAAATCCAATTTAATGTTATCAGTTTTTGAACCAg gaAATCATGTTATCCCATGGCTTGGAAGTTTTCCTAACATGGGTTGTTCAGAATCAGGATCTGAAACTTTTCCTGTCAAACCATCTGGGAAAAGAAGTTATGCTCAGAATTGTGTTGTATGGATTAGACAATCAGGATTACAA GCTGATATCcagaaaatattaagacatgCTCGAAAACTTCCAGAGAAgacacagaatttttataaa gaattgAACAGACTGAGAAGGGCCGCCCTGTCTTTTGGATTTTATGAATTGCTAGAAGGAATGGCGACCATACTTGATCGGGAATGTACTCTGCTGCCTGGCTCAGCACATCCGGATGCTGCATTACAACTGACTCATTGTGCGAGCGCCCTCAGGAACAGCACCAAAGACTACAATTCTCCCATTCTGCCACTCAGGACTAAGTTTTCGGTAGATGACTGA